The DNA region AGTACAGGAAGACGATCGGCGCGGCCAGCAGGCACATGGTCAGCGGGTCGCCGGTGGGGGTGGCGACGGCGGCGAAGACGGTGATGCCGATCACCATGCCGCGCCACCAGCCGAGCATCCGCCGGCCGCTGACCACGCCGGTGAAGTTCAGCAGCACCAGCACCAGCGGCAGCTCGAAGGCCAGGCCGAAGACCACGATCATGCGCACGACGAGGTCGAGGAAGTCGTCGAGGGCCAGCAGGTTGGTGGTGTCGTTCGGCACGAAGCCGATCATGATCCGCGCGGTCTGCGGCAGGATTTCGTACGCCAGCAGGCCGCCGGCCAGGAACAGCGGGACGCCCGCGCCGACGAAGCCGAGGGTGTAGCGCTTCTCGTTGCGGTGCAGGCCGGGCGCGAGGAAGCCCCACAGCTGGTAGAGCCAGACCGGCGAGGCGCCGACGATGCCGGCCATCAGCGAGACCTTCAGCGCGATGGAGAAGCCGCCGAGCAGGCCGCTCACCGTCATCTGCGCGCAGGCCTTGCTGGTGTCCTTGTGGTTCTGGCCGTTGATGCAGCGGACGTTGTCGGGGATGCGCTGCTGGAGCAGGTGGATGATGTCCTTGTAGAAGAACGCCGCCACGACGGTGACGACGATGATCGCAAGGACCGACTTCAGAAGCCGGTTGCGCAGCTCGCGCAGGTGGTCCGCGAGGGGCATCCGCCCCTCGGGGTCCTTGGCCGGCTTGCGGCGGGCAGTCTTGAGCACCCACGTCCTCGTCTCGTGCGGCAGCCTGGGCGGGGCGCCCCGCCTACGGCTTGGTCCTGCGTCGGGTCGTCCGGCGGCCGGTCGGGCCCGGCGGCGCCGGTCAGCTGCGGGCGACGGTCAGCCGCGGGCGGCGCGGTCCGCCGGCTCCTGCACCGGGCGGGCGCTCGCGGTGTCGCCGGGCGCGGACTGGATGGTGCGCGGGGTCTCGGCCGCCGGCTGCGCGGCGGTGGATTCGGCGGTGCCGTCGGACCCGTCGTTCTTCATCGCCTTGGCCTCGCTTTTGAGGATGCGGGCCGACTTGCCGAGCGACCGGGCCACGTCCGGCAGCTTCTTGGCGCCGAAGACCAGGACGACGACGAGAAGGATGAGGACGAGCTCCAGGGGCTTGAGGTTGCCGAGCATATGAGATCTACCTTCTCACCGGGGCGGCGTGTTCCGCTGTGATCGTAGCGTGCACCGGTGAACGGAGGGGAGGTCCCCGCCGTACGGCCGGTGGCGGCCCCCGCCGCGCTCCGTAGCGGGCCGCCCGGCCAGAGTACCCTTCGTCCCCCTCGGCACGGCAGGCTCAGTGGCGGGAGATGCCGCCGGCGCGCTCGGCGGCCCGGTCCGCGGCGCGCTTCAGCCGCTCCCCCGCCTCCGCCAGCGCGCGGCTGCCGGCCTCGACCCGGCGGGCCAACTCGGCCACCTCGGCGTACACCCGCAGGGCCAGCACGGCGAGCACCAGCAGGCCGGCGGTCGACAGTCCCACGCAGGCGATGATCCACCACATGGACGGCGAGCCTACCGCCCGCCGGACCGGCCGGGCCTCACGCCAGCCGGATGGTGCGCACGCCGCCGCCGGTGAGGAGTTCGACGATGCGCTCGCCGGCCGGCTTGCGGACCTGCTCGCCGCACGCGGGGCAGGTGAAGGAGTAGAACGTGGTGCGGGCCGAGCCGCCGAGGGCCAGCCGCAGCGCGTCCGCCGCCAGTTCGAAGCTCTCCCGGCAGTGCGGGCAGTTCGCCCGGAACAGCACGGGCCCGGCGGAGACCGGCGTCAGCGTCATCGGCGGCGTCCTCACTCCCCGTAGGCGGCCAGTGCCTGGACCGCGGCGTCCCGGGCCTCGGCGGCCAGCCCCGCGGGCGACACGATCCGCCCGTCCGGGCCCAGCCGCAGGGCCAGCCGGCGCAGCGAGCCCGGGTCGGGGGTGCGCAGGGTGATCCGCAGACCGCCGTCCGGCAGCTCCTCGGCGCTGTCGTGCGGGTAGTACTCGGCGACCCATCGTCCGCCGGGGCCGACCTCGACGACCACCTCCGGGTCGTCGCCGGCGGGCTGCACCAGCCCCTGGGACAGGTCGCGCGGCTCGATCCTGGGCGGGTCGGACGGCTCGTCCAGCAGCCGGATCTCGGCGACGCGGTCCAGCCGGAAGGTGCGGCGGTCCTCCGAGAGCCGGCACCACCCCTCGACGTAGGTGTGGCCGACGGCGAACAGCCGGATCGGGTCCACCTCGCGCTCGGTCAGCGTGTCGCGAGCCGGGGAGTAGTAGCGCATCCACAGCCGGCGGCGCTCGGTGAGGGCGCGGTCGACGGTCGCGAACACGCTGCCCTCGGACTCGAAGGTCACCGACAGGTGGGTGCTCGCCCCGGCCGCCTCGCCGGCCGCCGCCTCCAACTTGGTGCCGGCCCGCAGCAGCGCCTGCCGGTCGCTGTCGCGCAGCCCCGGCAGGTTGGCCACCGCGCGGGCGGCCACCAGCAGCGCGGTGGCCTCGTCGGCGGCCAGCCGCAGCGGCTGGGCGACGTCGTCGGCGGTGCCCGGGTTGTGCCACCAGATGCGCTCGCCGTCGGTGTCGATGTCCAGCAGGTCGCCGCCGCGGAAGCTGGTGCCGCACAGCGGCAGCACGTTGAGGTCGCCGATCAGCTCGGCCTCGGTGACGCCGAAGGCCCGCGCGACCTCGCTGACCCGGGCGCCGGGCCGCTCGCGCAGATACGTGACCAGCGACAGCATCCTGCGCGTCTGGT from Actinacidiphila sp. DG2A-62 includes:
- the tatC gene encoding twin-arginine translocase subunit TatC gives rise to the protein MLKTARRKPAKDPEGRMPLADHLRELRNRLLKSVLAIIVVTVVAAFFYKDIIHLLQQRIPDNVRCINGQNHKDTSKACAQMTVSGLLGGFSIALKVSLMAGIVGASPVWLYQLWGFLAPGLHRNEKRYTLGFVGAGVPLFLAGGLLAYEILPQTARIMIGFVPNDTTNLLALDDFLDLVVRMIVVFGLAFELPLVLVLLNFTGVVSGRRMLGWWRGMVIGITVFAAVATPTGDPLTMCLLAAPIVFLYFLAMGVCFFNDARRRRRREADPDFGLDPDEASSLDHIPEQITSQPFDAADRRGDDGYDDAT
- the tatA gene encoding Sec-independent protein translocase subunit TatA: MLGNLKPLELVLILLVVVLVFGAKKLPDVARSLGKSARILKSEAKAMKNDGSDGTAESTAAQPAAETPRTIQSAPGDTASARPVQEPADRAARG
- a CDS encoding helix-turn-helix transcriptional regulator, which translates into the protein MSNAIDQTRRMLSLVTYLRERPGARVSEVARAFGVTEAELIGDLNVLPLCGTSFRGGDLLDIDTDGERIWWHNPGTADDVAQPLRLAADEATALLVAARAVANLPGLRDSDRQALLRAGTKLEAAAGEAAGASTHLSVTFESEGSVFATVDRALTERRRLWMRYYSPARDTLTEREVDPIRLFAVGHTYVEGWCRLSEDRRTFRLDRVAEIRLLDEPSDPPRIEPRDLSQGLVQPAGDDPEVVVEVGPGGRWVAEYYPHDSAEELPDGGLRITLRTPDPGSLRRLALRLGPDGRIVSPAGLAAEARDAAVQALAAYGE